From a single Calothrix sp. NIES-2098 genomic region:
- a CDS encoding short-chain dehydrogenase/reductase SDR — MPKTALIVGAGNGLSASIARLFAKEGLNIALAARSIEKLTQLSSEIGAVSFAADASKPEEVDRLFVDVENKLSAPTVVVYNPSFRVRGALIDLDPNEVAKTLDITAYGGFLVAQAAARRMLQQGGGAIFFTGASASVKGYAQSAPFAMGKFALRGLAQSIARELAPKNIHVAHFVIDGAIRSTERQDPKDNPDSTLDPDAIAQTYLNILNQPRSAWTWEVELRPWVERF; from the coding sequence ATGCCAAAAACAGCTTTAATAGTTGGAGCAGGTAATGGATTAAGTGCCTCTATCGCTCGTTTATTTGCCAAAGAAGGACTGAACATAGCCTTAGCTGCTCGCAGCATTGAGAAACTGACTCAGCTGAGTAGTGAAATTGGAGCGGTTAGCTTTGCTGCTGATGCTTCCAAACCAGAGGAGGTAGATCGGTTATTTGTCGATGTCGAAAATAAACTCAGTGCCCCGACAGTTGTTGTTTACAATCCTAGTTTTCGAGTCCGCGGGGCTTTAATTGATTTAGATCCTAATGAAGTTGCAAAAACTTTAGACATCACTGCCTACGGAGGCTTTCTGGTTGCCCAAGCTGCCGCTAGAAGGATGTTACAGCAGGGAGGCGGTGCTATCTTTTTTACTGGAGCCTCAGCAAGCGTTAAAGGTTATGCACAATCTGCACCTTTTGCGATGGGAAAATTTGCACTCAGGGGTTTAGCTCAAAGCATCGCCAGGGAACTAGCACCCAAGAATATCCATGTGGCGCATTTTGTAATCGATGGAGCCATTCGTTCCACAGAACGCCAAGATCCAAAAGACAACCCTGATAGTACTCTCGATCCTGATGCGATCGCCCAAACTTATCTCAACATCTTAAATCAACCCCGCAGCGCTTGGACTTGGGAAGTAGAATTGCGCCCTTGGGTCGAGCGTTTTTAA
- a CDS encoding type 11 methyltransferase codes for MKIDFGITANDYAKHRAGFPNSLFDRLSKYGIGLPGQNIVDLGTGTGTLARGFATRGAKVIGIDPSVSLVEQAKQLDQAAQVQVEYRIATAENTGLPDASVDVVTAGQCWHWFDRPRAVQEVKRILRADGYIAIAHFDWIPLKANVVEATEKLIEAHNPQWKMGGGSGLHPQWLQDTAEGGFQEIQTFSYDIFVPYTHEDWRGRIRASAGVGASLTTEQVEVFDQELATLLQEKYPTPILQVHHRVWAAIAKLPHS; via the coding sequence ATGAAAATAGATTTCGGTATAACTGCCAATGATTACGCCAAACACCGCGCTGGTTTTCCTAATTCCTTATTTGACAGACTATCTAAATACGGTATTGGTTTACCAGGGCAAAACATTGTTGACCTCGGTACAGGAACAGGAACCTTAGCACGAGGCTTTGCTACTAGAGGGGCGAAGGTGATTGGCATAGACCCATCAGTATCACTTGTAGAACAAGCGAAGCAATTAGACCAAGCCGCCCAGGTTCAGGTAGAGTATCGCATAGCAACTGCGGAAAATACTGGCTTACCAGATGCTAGCGTTGATGTGGTGACTGCTGGGCAATGCTGGCATTGGTTCGACCGTCCCCGCGCTGTGCAGGAAGTCAAGCGGATTTTGAGAGCTGATGGTTACATTGCGATCGCTCATTTTGATTGGATACCTTTAAAAGCTAATGTAGTTGAAGCTACAGAAAAACTGATAGAAGCTCACAATCCCCAATGGAAAATGGGCGGCGGAAGTGGTTTGCATCCCCAGTGGTTACAAGACACTGCCGAGGGAGGATTCCAAGAAATTCAAACCTTCTCCTATGATATCTTTGTACCTTACACTCACGAAGATTGGCGCGGACGGATACGTGCTAGCGCTGGTGTAGGAGCCAGTCTCACTACAGAACAAGTAGAAGTATTTGACCAGGAATTAGCAACATTATTGCAAGAAAAATATCCTACACCAATTTTGCAGGTTCACCATAGAGTTTGGGCTGCAATTGCTAAATTACCACATTCATAA
- a CDS encoding glutathione S-transferase-like protein — protein sequence MIDLYYWTTPNGHKITIFLEEVGLPYNIIPVNIGAGDQFKPEFLKIAPNNRIPAIVDNEPVGGGEPISVFESGAILLYLAEKTGKLIPQDVRKRVEVLQWLFWQMAGLGPMAGQNHHFSQYAPEKIDYAINRYVKETGRLYAVLNKRLADREFVAGEYSIADIAAYPWIVPYENQRQNLEDFPNLKRWFEAIKARPATIRAYEKAEAFKNQALDIEKSQDLLFNQSAQTIQR from the coding sequence ATGATTGACCTTTACTATTGGACAACTCCGAACGGTCATAAAATCACAATTTTCTTAGAAGAAGTTGGGCTTCCATACAACATTATTCCAGTAAATATTGGTGCTGGCGATCAATTCAAGCCAGAGTTTCTCAAGATTGCGCCTAACAATCGCATTCCAGCAATTGTTGATAACGAACCTGTTGGTGGAGGTGAACCAATCTCGGTTTTTGAGTCTGGTGCAATTCTGCTGTATTTAGCAGAAAAAACCGGGAAGTTAATTCCGCAAGATGTGCGTAAACGCGTAGAGGTTTTACAATGGCTATTCTGGCAGATGGCAGGTTTAGGGCCAATGGCGGGACAGAACCACCACTTTAGCCAATACGCACCAGAAAAAATTGACTATGCTATTAACCGCTACGTCAAAGAAACAGGACGCTTGTATGCAGTCTTAAATAAGAGACTAGCAGATAGAGAATTTGTGGCTGGCGAATATTCGATTGCTGATATTGCCGCTTATCCCTGGATTGTACCTTATGAAAATCAACGTCAAAACTTAGAAGATTTTCCTAATTTAAAGCGCTGGTTTGAGGCAATAAAAGCACGTCCGGCAACAATTCGCGCTTACGAAAAAGCAGAAGCATTTAAAAATCAGGCATTAGATATTGAAAAGTCACAGGATTTATTATTTAATCAATCTGCCCAGACTATTCAACGTTGA
- a CDS encoding cupin 2 domain-containing protein codes for MTINQNGLLMQPGQGDAYSVAGDVVTFKAVSEDTDGKYALFEIFVEPQIGPPPHIHTQEDEAFYIQEGTFEFHLDEETIVANVGTFLHSPKGQLHYFKNIGSTTGKLLCWTTPAGIEKFFAEVGTKVASPLAPPPPITPEAIEKIITVAPKYGIQILIPTGDVST; via the coding sequence ATGACTATCAATCAAAATGGTTTATTAATGCAACCCGGTCAAGGTGATGCTTACTCAGTAGCTGGTGATGTAGTTACTTTTAAAGCAGTCAGCGAAGATACAGATGGGAAATATGCCTTGTTTGAAATTTTTGTAGAGCCACAGATAGGGCCGCCACCACACATTCATACTCAGGAAGACGAAGCTTTTTATATTCAAGAAGGCACGTTTGAATTTCACCTAGACGAAGAAACGATTGTTGCTAATGTTGGCACTTTTCTTCACTCCCCCAAAGGTCAACTTCACTACTTTAAAAATATTGGTTCAACAACCGGGAAATTGTTATGTTGGACAACACCAGCAGGTATTGAAAAATTCTTTGCAGAAGTGGGTACTAAAGTAGCGAGTCCCCTGGCTCCTCCTCCACCTATTACTCCTGAAGCTATTGAGAAAATTATCACAGTTGCTCCTAAGTACGGTATCCAGATTCTTATTCCTACTGGTGATGTTTCTACGTAG
- a CDS encoding transposase family protein — translation MQWRRENFYLYGLVEPLTGEYYIWEFSHLNTACFNIFLEQFAATYPDDIHILQLDNGAFHLSQTLQIPENIIFLFQPPHTPQVNPIERLWEEVKRNLSWECFANLDELRTAIWQRLEQLNNFIVASITGWGFILDALFVSGFS, via the coding sequence ATGCAATGGAGAAGAGAAAATTTCTATTTATACGGTTTAGTAGAACCATTAACTGGGGAGTATTATATTTGGGAATTTTCTCATCTCAACACAGCTTGTTTCAATATCTTTCTAGAACAATTTGCGGCTACATATCCAGACGATATACATATTCTTCAATTAGATAATGGTGCTTTTCATTTAAGCCAGACACTTCAAATTCCCGAAAATATTATTTTCTTATTTCAACCTCCACATACTCCCCAGGTCAATCCCATTGAAAGGTTATGGGAAGAAGTTAAAAGAAATTTAAGTTGGGAATGCTTTGCCAATTTAGACGAGTTAAGAACAGCTATCTGGCAACGCCTTGAGCAATTAAACAACTTCATTGTTGCTTCTATTACAGGTTGGGGTTTTATTCTGGATGCTTTATTTGTATCAGGCTTTTCGTGA
- a CDS encoding putative transposase, whose translation MAGVTKVEIKESVEELHELLLKQKTASSRERIQALYLLKMGQVKTIQDVGVVLGRGRVTVQRWLKAYTQSGITGLLVIKKSTGRPPIIKSEAKEQLLKELEQPEGFKSYEEIRTWLKAVEGIEASYKVVHDTVRYRMKAKLKVPRAVGIKHHEEAESEFKKNCHNT comes from the coding sequence ATGGCTGGAGTAACTAAAGTTGAAATAAAAGAGTCAGTCGAAGAGTTACATGAACTGCTGTTAAAACAAAAAACCGCATCAAGCCGTGAAAGAATACAAGCTTTGTATTTGCTGAAAATGGGACAAGTAAAAACAATACAGGATGTAGGTGTTGTTCTGGGCAGAGGAAGAGTAACAGTACAGCGATGGTTAAAGGCTTATACACAATCAGGAATTACAGGTCTGTTAGTAATAAAAAAAAGTACAGGACGACCGCCAATTATTAAGTCAGAAGCAAAAGAGCAACTTTTAAAAGAACTAGAACAACCAGAAGGATTTAAAAGTTATGAAGAAATCCGAACATGGCTAAAAGCAGTGGAGGGAATAGAAGCATCATATAAAGTAGTACATGATACAGTACGTTATCGAATGAAAGCCAAATTAAAAGTGCCAAGAGCAGTAGGGATAAAACATCACGAAGAAGCAGAATCAGAATTTAAAAAAAACTGCCACAATACCTAG
- a CDS encoding WD-repeat protein: protein MTTNSYQPGNSDVFISNSSNLPANNAVLGEIERVKQLLADGRVEQKIDALLDAFEYGEAGLDLIIQALQNSEVDVQEAAYWLLQESTEPKAKLALQQYNSYLLLEYLFTIERYTDEVRKITCVDVSSDWQTLVTCNYNNTIQVWNMRTQQVICTFQSEATKKFDQIAITPDNCVLRLWNCNDYAEVWNLKTKEKIFTTHRRSDWFCYVALSLDGQSFLNAVDGEIFELWNIQVQGVISYIYMSDRGHNFIYSNSQVLVTEDKNFDQKYKIWDWQTEQIICTFSLSGYMPVITVSRDRQFLLSGSRENGSIKVGNVRTGHELCSLTSHSSLITGLAISSDGQKLFIWSGENTVEVWGCSSISGTQILKEK from the coding sequence ATGACCACAAATTCGTATCAGCCCGGAAACTCCGATGTTTTTATAAGTAATAGTTCTAATCTCCCAGCAAATAATGCAGTTTTGGGAGAGATTGAAAGAGTTAAGCAATTGCTAGCAGATGGAAGGGTTGAACAAAAAATTGATGCCCTTCTAGATGCTTTTGAGTATGGAGAAGCTGGCTTAGACTTGATTATTCAAGCTTTACAGAACTCAGAAGTTGATGTTCAAGAAGCAGCTTATTGGCTACTTCAGGAAAGTACAGAGCCAAAAGCTAAATTGGCATTACAACAATATAACTCCTATTTATTGTTGGAGTATCTTTTTACTATTGAGAGGTACACAGATGAAGTTCGCAAGATAACTTGTGTAGATGTAAGCTCAGACTGGCAAACCTTAGTTACTTGTAACTATAACAACACAATTCAAGTTTGGAATATGCGAACACAACAAGTAATATGCACATTCCAATCAGAAGCAACGAAGAAATTCGATCAAATCGCTATCACACCCGACAATTGTGTTTTAAGGCTTTGGAATTGTAACGATTATGCTGAAGTGTGGAATCTAAAAACAAAGGAAAAAATCTTCACTACCCATCGACGCTCAGATTGGTTTTGCTATGTTGCCTTGAGTTTAGATGGTCAATCATTTTTAAATGCTGTTGACGGAGAAATTTTTGAATTATGGAATATACAAGTACAAGGAGTAATTTCCTATATTTATATGTCGGATCGAGGTCATAATTTTATCTATTCAAATTCCCAAGTTTTAGTAACTGAAGATAAAAATTTTGACCAAAAATATAAAATATGGGATTGGCAAACAGAACAAATAATTTGCACCTTCAGCCTTTCAGGGTATATGCCTGTAATTACGGTCAGCCGCGATCGACAATTTTTACTTAGTGGTAGTCGAGAAAATGGAAGCATTAAAGTGGGGAACGTTCGGACAGGACATGAACTTTGTAGTCTCACCAGTCATTCATCGTTAATTACTGGTCTTGCAATTAGCTCAGATGGGCAGAAACTATTCATTTGGAGTGGAGAAAATACCGTTGAGGTGTGGGGATGCTCTAGTATATCTGGTACTCAAATCTTAAAAGAAAAGTAA